The genome window GGCGGAGGTACTCGCCGGCCTGGGCGACCGCGCCGGCCGGAGCCAGCGAGAGCCCGGTCATCTCCGCGTCGGGCTCGGCCTCGCCGCCCAGCGCGAGCAGCGCGATACCCTGCTCCGCGCAGCGGGCTCTGAGGAGGTCGAAGCCCTCCGGCCAGCCGCGGCGGCCGCCCAAAATGCGGCAGAGCACGACGCGCGCTCCGTCGAGGACGTCGCCGACGAACGCCGAGTGGTCGGAGGAGGCGCTCGGGTTCGCACAGCGCACGGCGGGGAAGCCCTGCGGTAGCCGCTCGACTGCCGCGGCCGTCGCGAGGATCTCGGTGTCCGCGGTCGTCACGAAGCGCAGCACGAGCTCACCTCCGTCCTGATCGTCGGCAGCTCCGCGGGCACTCCGCCGTCGATGAGCGCGGCGAGACGCGCCGTGTCGAGATGTCGCGCCACGAGGTCACCGAGCGCGTCGAGCCGGGTCTCACGGGCACTCGCGAACGACGTCGTCCCGGGAACGAAGCGCCGCCCACGCGCGGCTGCGACCCGCGCGAGCAACGCGCGCCGCAGCTCGTCCTGCTCCAGCGCGCCGTGCCAGGACGTCCCGATCACGGCGCCGACCCGGCAGCCGTCGGGCTCTCCGTCGTCGGCGGCGAGGAGCGGCTCACCGCCGCGGCGCTCGACGCGGCCGTGGCGGATCTCGTAGCCGCTCGCCCTGGTGCCGAGCCACGGACAGCTTCCGGCGCGCCGTCGCAGGAGCTTCTCCGCCGCGAACGTCGTGACCACCGGCAGTAGGCCGAGCCCGTCGACCTCGCCGCCGCGCGACTCGACCTCGTCGAAGATCCGCTCGCCGAGCAGCTGGTATCCGCCGCAGATGCCGAGGATCGGCGCCCCGGCGGCTGCGCGGGCGACGATCGCCCGGTCGAGCCCGGCGGCGCGCAGGCGCGCGAGGTCGTCGACGGTCGCCTTCGTCCCGGGCACGACGAGCAGATCGGCACGCTCGACGTCGGCGGCCGAGCGCGTGAACCGAACCCGCACGCCGGGCTCCGCCGCGAGCGCGTCGAGGTCGGTGAAGTTGCTCATCCAGCGCAGGCGCAGCACGGCGATGTCGATCGTGTCCCCTGCTGCCGGCGCCTCGGGGCGTGACGCCTCGAGCGACAGCGAGTCCTCGGCGTCCATCCAGAGATCCTCGACCCAGGGCAGCACGCCGAAGGTGGGGCGGCCCGTGAGCTTCTCGATCTGGGTGAGCCCGGGAGAGAGGATCGCGGCGTCGCCGCGGAACTTGTTGATCACGAAGCCCGCGACGTGCGCCTGATCGTCCGGGTCGAGGAGCGCCAGCGAGCCGTAGAGCGAGGCGAATACGCCGCCGCGATCGATGTCGCCCACGAGCAGCACCGGCAGGCCGGCGGCGCGCGCGAGCCCCATGTTCGTGAGATCCGCCTGGCGCAGGTTGATCTCCGCCGGGCTCCCGGCCCCTTCGCAGACGACGACGTCGTACCGTTCACGGAGGTCTGCGAGAGCGGCGGCGACGATCGGGCGCAGGTCGTCCTTGAGCAGCTGGTAGGAGCGTGCGTCGACGTCGGCATACGGCCGGCCCATCACGATGACCTGGCTGTGGCGGTCGCCGGACGGCTTGATCAGCACGGGGTTCATCGCCGTCTCCGGCTCGATCCCGGCGGCCGCCGCCTGCACTGCCTGGGCGCGACCGATCTCGCCGCCGTCGAGCGTGACGACGGAGTTGAGCGCCATGTTCTGCGCCTTGAAGGGGGCGACGCGCACTCCGGCACGACGCAACCAGCGGCAGAGTCCCGCGCTGACCACCGACTTCCCCGCGTCCGAGTGCGTCCCGCAGACGAGCAGCGCGCCCTTCATCGCGTGGCTCGCTCGAAGGGGCGCGCCGTGCCCGGCACGAGGTCGGCCGCGCGGCGGCCTCCGATGAACGTGCCGGGAATCACGTGGATGCCTTCGTGGGAAGCGGACAGTTGGCCCGAGCGACGATCCAGCGCCCGTCGCGGGCATGCAGCTCGGTGACGGCGAGAGGGGCGGCGTCGATGCGCCAGAACGACGCGAACGGCGCGCCGAGGACGTGCACGAGTGCCGCCTTCACCACTTCCGCATGCGTGATCGCTACGGCCGGGTCGTCGAGGACGGCCTGGCCGTCGAGCCAGCGCGCGACGCGCACCGCGAATGCCGCGAGCGTCTCGCCGCCGTGCGGTGACGAGTGCGGGTCGGTCATCCAGAGGGAGACCGCCTCCGGCTCGTGCGCGTGGACATCGGCGAGCGTCCGCCCCGACCATGACCCGAAGTCGCATTCGGCGATCGCCGGCTCGACGCATTCGGCGAGGCCGGCCGCGCGTGCCGTCTCGCGGCAGCGAACCGCCGGGCTCGAGAGCACCTCGCAACGCCGGGGCAGCGCCGTGGCGAGCCGGCTGGCGGCGACCCTCCCTCGTTCGTCGAGCGATTCGTCGCAGGGAAAGGCGAACGAGCGCGTGGCAGCGGTGGATGCGTGACACACGAGGAGCAGACGCCTCACCGGCAGCCGGAAGACGCCGGAGGCGCTGCGATCCGTGGTCCGAGGGTCGGACATGTCACTGGCGCCACGTGCATCACTACCTCCTCGGGATCATGCGTCCCGGTCATCGGAAGGGCTCGCGGCGGGTGAGTCTCCTGACTTCCGGCTCTGCGCTCGTCCCGCCTTCCAGCCTTTCGGCCGTGGCTTCGTGGGAGTCGCTCCCCGGTTACAGTGGCGCGACCGTCCCGGATTCCCACCGGGTTCCTCGCACCGCCACGCTGGCTAACGGGGTCAGGCTAACAGGCGCGACCCGACGCCGCAACGCGCGATCGTTACCGAGCGAGCATGCGCCGCAGCTGTTCGGCGATGCCTCGCGGTTGTCGGGCTTGCGTGATCGCTCGGACGACGGCGAAGCGTGTCGCGCCGGCCGCGGCGACGGCCGGGGCGGTTTCGGGGCCGATGCCGCCGATCGCGAACCAGGGGAGGTCGGCGTGGGCGGCTGCGTAACGGATGAGGTCGTGGCCGACGCTCGCCCTTCCGGGCTTGGTCGGCGTCTCGTGAACCGGGCCGACGCTGAGGTAGTCGACCTCGTCGGCGTGTTCGATCTGTTCTCGGTTGTGGGTGGAGAGGCCGATGAGGAGGTTTTCGCCGCAGAGCCGGCGCAGCTCGCGTGGGTGAAGGTCGTCCTGGCCGACGTGGACTCCGTCGGCTCGGGCGAGCAGCGCGATGTCGACGCGGTCGTTGACGACGAACAGCGCGTCGTGGTCATGTGCGAGCGTGGCGAGCCGGCGCGCGTGCGCGAGCAGCTCGCGGTCGGGCAGCGCGCGGTCGCGCAGCTGCACGATGTCGACGCCGCCGTGCAGCGCCTCCTCGACACGGTCGAACGCTGCGTCGCAGACGAGGTAGAGGCGCCGCCCGGCGAGCGAGGGTCTAGCCATCGTCGCCGTCCGCCGCGAGGAAGAGGTCGGCCAGGCCCTCCGTGGGCGTGGACGCTTCGGCGTAGCGCCGTCGGGGGATGCGGCCGGCCTCGCGGGCGAGCCGGCCGGCGAGGACGGCGTGACGGATCGCCTCGGCCATCCTGGGCGGGTCGGCGGCCCGTGAGATGGCGCTTGCCACCAGCACCGCGTCGCAGCCGAGCTCCATTGCGAGCGCGGCGTCGGACGCGGTGCCGATACCCGCGTCGAGGATGACGGGGACACTGGCTTGCTCGAGGATGAGCGCCAGGTTGTAGGGGTTGCGGATTCCCATGCCGCTTCCGATCGGGGAGCCGATCGGCATCACCGCCGCGCAGCCGAGACCCTCGAGTCGCTGGGCGAGGATCGGATCGTCGTTGCTGTAGGGCAGGACGACGAAGCCTTCCTCGACGAGTGCTTCTGCCGCGCGGAGCAGCTCGACGGGATCGGGCAGGAGGGTGTTCTCGTCGCCGATCACCTCGAGCTTGATCCAGTCTGTCTGGAGCGCCTCGCGGGCGAGCCGCGCGGTCGTGACGGCGTCGCGCGCGGTGTAGCAGCCGGCGGTGTTGGGAAGGATGAAGTAGCCGGCCCGGTCGAGCGTTTCGATCAGCGAGCCGGGGGCCGTCGGATCGACGCGTCGCAGCGCGACGGTGACGATCTCGGTGCCGCTGGCGAGGAGTGCGCGTTCGAGCGCGTCGAGGTTGCGAAAGCCCCCGGTGCCGGCGATCAGTCGCGAGTGCCACTCTCGCCCGCCGAGGATCCAGTCGTTCTCGGGCATCGCTCAGCCTCCCTGGGTTGCGACCACGATCTCGACTCGCCGGCCGGGCTCGAGGCGGACGGAGCTCCATGCGCTGCGGGCCAGCACCTCGCCGTCGAGGGCGACGGCAACGCCACGCCCGTCGCCGGGGAGACCGAGCACGCGCACGAGGTCAGTGACGCTCTGGCCGGCCGAGAGCTGGAACGGCGAGCCGTTGAGAACGATCTCGATCTGGGTCATGTCGGCTCCGGTATCGATCCGGGGTGAACGGGGCGACGAGCGCGGGGAGTTGTCCGTGCTCCACGAGCCGGACGACGGCCTCGGCGGTGGTCGGCGCGAGCAGGATGCCGTTTCGGTGGTGGGCGCAGGCGACGACCAGGCCGGGAGCGATCTCGCCGATCAGCGGCGCGTTGTCCGGAGCGGTGGGCCGAAAGCCGACTCCCGCCTCCGCCAGCGTCCACTCGCTCATTGCGGGCACCATCCGGAGGCCTTCCTCGAGGAGCTGGAAGGTTCCGCCTGCGGTCGCCGTGGAGTCGAATCCCTGCTCTTCGACGGTGGCGCCGAGAACGACCTCGCCGCTCGAGCGACGGAAGACGTACACCTGCTCGCTCTGGAGCAGCATGCTCGGGAGAGCCTCCGCGCGCAGGCGAAGGATCTGGCCTTTGACGGGTCGAACGGGAAGCTCCACGGGTGAGGCGATCGTCCCCGCCCATGCGCCCGCGGCGAGCACCACCGTGCCGGCGAGGAGCGTCTCGGCGCCCGACCGAACCCCGATCACGCGGCCGCCGGCCATGGCGAGGGAGTCGACACGTGCCCGCCGCAACAGACCGCCCCGTCGCCGCGTCGCTTCGCGCAAGGCGGCGACGAGAGCACGGGGATCGACCTGCGCGTCGGCCGGCGCGTGGATCCCCGCTGCAACACGGGGCGAGAGCAGCGGCTCGCGCTCGCGGCACTCCGAGCCACGCAACCAGGCGACGTCGAGCCGAAGCGCCTGCCGCAGGAGCTGGAAGCGGCGCCGAAGCGCCTCGAGCTGGTCGCGGTCGAGCGCGACCGAAAGCGATCCGACACGGCGGAAGCCGATCGCGGTCGCGGCCTCCGCCTCCAGCATCGCCACGAACGCGGGATAGCCGGCGAGCGCTTCGCGAGCGAGCAGGACGAGCTGTTCCTGCCCGTAGTCGGCCTCGATCGCCGGCGAGAGCATGCCGGCCGAGACACGCCACGCCGCCTCGGGCTCCTCCGCGTCGAGCACCGTGACCGTGCAGCCCGCACGCAGCAGCCGCCACGCGATCGCGAGGCCGATCGGACCGCCGCCGATGACCGCGACGTCCGGTCGCCGTGGCCGCCGGGTCATGCGCGTGTGGACGGCGGCGCGAGCGGTTGGCTGGCGCCGCGGATCGCGGGGAGACGCGCAGCCGGGACCGCGAGCGCCGCCGCGATCGGGAAGCTCGGGATCGATGCGCCGGACCGCGCCGGCGCGGCTGGAGGAGCCGGAACGGAAAGGCCGGGCGCGTACGGCCGCTCGGCGTCGTAGCCGCGCAACCGCAGCGCATGACCGGGCAGCCTCGGTCTCATCGCGCCACCACCGCGGCGCCGACGTTCACGGGGCCAGGGCCACCGCCCAGATCCTCCAGCCCGCACGCGACCGCGCGAGCGGCCAGCGCACGGGCGGCGACCGCCGCGTCGAACGGTGCGTATCCCTGCGCCAGATACACGGCCAGCGCCGCCGAGTGCGCGCATCCGGAGCCGTGAGTCGCGCCGCTTGCATGAAGCGGCCCCTCGATCGGCCGGAGCCCGCTCGCGTCGTGGAACCAATCCACCCCGTCCTCGTCACCGCCGGTGACGACGACCGAGCCCGGGCCGAGAGAATGAACCGCCGCGGCGGCCGCTTCCGCGTCCAGCGACAGGTCTCCGGCGAGCACCCTGGCCTCGGCGAGATTCGGTGTCGCCAGTGTCGCAAGCGGGAGCAGCCGCTCCCGCAGGGCGTCCACCGCGTCCTCGGCCAGCAGACGAGCGCCGCTCGTGGCGACCATCACCGGGTCAATGACCACCGGGCGGTCGAGCTCTGCCAGCTCGTCCGCCACGACCTCGACGATCCCGGCGGCCGCGAGCATCCCCACCTTCACCGCGTCCACGCCGATGTCGCCTACGACGGCACGAATCTGCGCCCTCACGAACCAGGGCGGCACCTCGTGAACCGCCTCCACACCCTGCGTGTGCTGCGCGGTCAGCGCCGTCAGCGCCGTCATGCCGTGCACACCGAGGGCAGCGAATACCTTCAGGTCGGCCTGGATCCCGGCGCCGCCGCCCGAATCGGAGCCGGCAACAGACAACAAACGCACCACGAGCGACTCCCTCCGCTGGCATTACCCAGATCAGGTTCACGGGTCCCGAGCGACGCTCGATCTCAGCCCTGTCAGGGCACCCCGGTAGCCACAGCCTAGACCCTCCACCCCGCCCACCGCAATCGGGGTCGCTCCGCGTCGAGCCGCCACCCGCGCGGGGACGCCCGGCGCAGCCGTGAGGGCACGATGCTCCGTCCCGATTGCGCCTCTGGAGACAGCTCCGCCGAGACACGACACGGGCGTCAGGCGGGAGCCGCAGCCGACGACCTGCGCTTCTCGACGGCTGCTCGCAGCGCGTCCCAGTCGACGTCCTTGAAGTTGTGCATCGGGCAGAACTTCGGCCCGCACATCGAGCAGAACTCGGCCGTCTTGAAGTAGTCGTCGGCAAGTGTCTCGTCGTGCATCGCGCGCGCCGTGTCGGGGTCGAGCGACAGCTCGAACTGGCGGTTCCAGTCGAACGAGAAGCGCGCCTCGGAGAGCTCGCGGTCCCACTGCGCCGCACGCTCGCTCCCCCGCGCGAGATCGGCCGCGTGCGCGGCGATCCGGTAGGCGATCAGCCCCTGCTTGACATCCTCGGCGTTCGGAAGCCCGAGGTGCTCCTTCGGCGTGACGTAGCAGAGCATCGAGGTGCCGTGCCAGCCGACGATCGCGGCGCCGATCGCGGAGGTGATGTGGTCGTAGCCGGGGGCGATGTCGGTGACGAGCGGACCGAGCGTGTAGAAGGGCGCCTCGTGGCAGACCTCCTGCTGGCGGCGCACGTTCAGCTCGAGCTGGTCGAGCGGGATATGACCGGGCCCCTCGACCATCACCTGCACGTCGCGCGCCCAGGCCCGCTCCGTCAGCTCGCCGAGCGTGTCGAGCTCCGCGAACTGCGCCGCATCGGATGCGTCCGCGATCGAGCCGGGACGGAGACCGTCGCCGAGCGAGATCGAGACGTCGTGCTCGCGGCAGATCTCGAGCACGTCGTCGAAGCGCTCGTAGAGCGGGTTCTCGTCCTGGTGGTGCACCATCCAGCGGGCGAGCAGGCCGCCGCCCCGCGACACGATCCCGGTGACGCGGCTCTGGCAGAGCGACAGGTGCTCGAGCCGCACGCCGGCATGGATCGTCATGTAGTCGACGCCCTGGCGCGCCTGGTGCTCGATCGTCTCCAGCAGCAGCTCCGCGCTCAGCTCCTCGGGGCTCCCAACCTGCTCGATCGCCTGGTAGATCGGGACGGTGCCGATCGGCACCGTCGCGACGGCGAGGATCGCCTCGCGCGTCTCGTCGATCCGCTTGCCGGTGGAGAGGTCCATCACCGTGTCCGCGCCCCAGCGCTGCGCCAGGTACATCTTCTCGACCTCCTCCTCGAGCGAGGAGCTCGTCGGCGAGCTGCCGATGTTCGCGTTGATCTTGACGCGGGCGTGCAGGCCGATCGCCATCGGGTCGAGTGCCGCGTGGTGGACGTTGGCCGGAATGATCATCCGGCCGCGCGCGACCTCGTCACGGATCTGCTCGGCCGGCAGCTGCTCGCGCTCGGCGACACGCTCCATCTCGGGCGTCACTTCGCCACGGCGGGCGCGGTGCATCTGCGTGCGGCAGGTGGCGTCGGCGGGAAAGCTCGAACGGTGCGGCATCTTCTTCTCCCTTCGCTGGCATGACCCAGATCAGGTTCGGCGGGTCGGCGCTAGGCAGCACCCTCTCAGCCCCTCCAACAGGGACGCCCCGGTTGCGGAAGTCACGAGTATATCGGCCCTCGGGGCCGTCAGCCGATCGCGACCATGCGCTCGATCGCCCGGCGGGCGCGGGCGGCGATCTCCGGCTCGACGGTGACCTGGTGGCGCCCGTGGCGCAGCGAGTCGCGGAGCTTGTGGAGCGTGATCATCTTCATGTACCTGCAGACGGCATCTGCGCGGACGGGCTCGAAGCGCTTGCCGGGCGCCTCACGGCTGAGCCGGTGGAGGATCCCCACCTCCGTCGCTACGAGGAAGCGCTCCTTCGGCGATTGCCGGGCGAACGTGATCATGCTCTCGGTCGAGAGGATCTGCGTGCGCTCGGTCGCGAAGGCCATCGCCTGGCTCGCGCAGCCGCACTCGGGGTGGACGAGCAGCTCGGCGTCCGGGGCCTCCTCGTGCCAGCGCTCGATGTCGGCGGGGCGGATGCCGGCGTGCACGTGACACTCGCCCATCCAGATGTTCAGCTTGCGGCCGGTCTCGCGCTCGAGCCAGAGGCCGAGGAACAGATCCGGCAGGAAGAGGATCTCCCTGTCGGCGGGGACGGCGTCGATCACCTGCCTGGCGTTGCCGGAGGTGCAGCAGTAGTCGCTCTCCGCCTTCACCTCGGCGCTCGTGTTGACGTACGAGACGACGACCGCCCCGGGGTGCTCGGCTTTCCACGCGCGCAGCTGCTCGGCGGTTATCGAGGCGGCGAGCGAGCAGCCCGCGTCGAGGTCGGGGATCAGCACCGTCTTCTCCGGCGCGAGGATCGCCGCCGTCTCGGCCATGAAGTGCACGCCGCAGAACACGATCACGCCGGCGTCCGTCGCCGCTGCCCGGCGCGAGAGCCCGAGCGAGTCGCCGACGTAGTCGGCCACGTCCTGCACCTCCGGCACCTGGTAGTTGTGCGCGAGGATGACGGCGTTGCGCTCGCGGGCGAGCGCCCGCACTTCCTCTTGTAGCGTCGACACGGCCGCGGTCACGGCAGAACCTCCAGGGAGACGTCGAGGGCGCGTGCGGAGTGTGTGAGCGCGCCGATGGAGATGAAGTCGACGCCCGTCTCGGCAACGGCGCGGACGGTGTCGATCGTGATGCCGCCGGATGCCTCGAGCTCCACCCGTCCGGCGGCGAGCCGGACGGCGTCCGCGAGCTGCGAGGTCGTCATGTTGTCGAGCAGGATGCGATCGGCGCCGGCCTCGAGCGCCTCGCGCACCTGGTCGAGCGTCTCGCACTCGACCTCCACCGGGAAGCCGCCGGCGGCGGCGCCTGCGACTGCCTGCCGGATGCCGCCGCCCAGGCGCAGGTGGTTGTCCTTGATCAGGATCCCGTCGTAGAGGCCGAAGCGGTGGTTCGTGCCGCCCCCGCGGCGCACCGCCTCCTTTTCCAGCGCGCGCAGGCCCGGCGTGGTCTTGCGCGTGTCGAGGACCCTCGC of Gaiella occulta contains these proteins:
- the nadC gene encoding carboxylating nicotinate-nucleotide diphosphorylase, with the translated sequence MELTVADIRDWLAEDVGANDLTSEAVIPAGTRCRASLLLKERGVVCGLDVAGAVFRELDPEVSIEALRADGDLLEPCELARIEGDARAIFAGERLALNLLGRLSGIATLTRRYVDAVRGTGARVLDTRKTTPGLRALEKEAVRRGGGTNHRFGLYDGILIKDNHLRLGGGIRQAVAGAAAGGFPVEVECETLDQVREALEAGADRILLDNMTTSQLADAVRLAAGRVELEASGGITIDTVRAVAETGVDFISIGALTHSARALDVSLEVLP
- the nadA gene encoding quinolinate synthase NadA, with the translated sequence MTAAVSTLQEEVRALARERNAVILAHNYQVPEVQDVADYVGDSLGLSRRAAATDAGVIVFCGVHFMAETAAILAPEKTVLIPDLDAGCSLAASITAEQLRAWKAEHPGAVVVSYVNTSAEVKAESDYCCTSGNARQVIDAVPADREILFLPDLFLGLWLERETGRKLNIWMGECHVHAGIRPADIERWHEEAPDAELLVHPECGCASQAMAFATERTQILSTESMITFARQSPKERFLVATEVGILHRLSREAPGKRFEPVRADAVCRYMKMITLHKLRDSLRHGRHQVTVEPEIAARARRAIERMVAIG
- a CDS encoding histidine phosphatase family protein, with the protein product MSDPRTTDRSASGVFRLPVRRLLLVCHASTAATRSFAFPCDESLDERGRVAASRLATALPRRCEVLSSPAVRCRETARAAGLAECVEPAIAECDFGSWSGRTLADVHAHEPEAVSLWMTDPHSSPHGGETLAAFAVRVARWLDGQAVLDDPAVAITHAEVVKAALVHVLGAPFASFWRIDAAPLAVTELHARDGRWIVARANCPLPTKAST
- the thiS gene encoding sulfur carrier protein ThiS; translated protein: MTQIEIVLNGSPFQLSAGQSVTDLVRVLGLPGDGRGVAVALDGEVLARSAWSSVRLEPGRRVEIVVATQGG
- a CDS encoding cobyric acid synthase, yielding MKGALLVCGTHSDAGKSVVSAGLCRWLRRAGVRVAPFKAQNMALNSVVTLDGGEIGRAQAVQAAAAGIEPETAMNPVLIKPSGDRHSQVIVMGRPYADVDARSYQLLKDDLRPIVAAALADLRERYDVVVCEGAGSPAEINLRQADLTNMGLARAAGLPVLLVGDIDRGGVFASLYGSLALLDPDDQAHVAGFVINKFRGDAAILSPGLTQIEKLTGRPTFGVLPWVEDLWMDAEDSLSLEASRPEAPAAGDTIDIAVLRLRWMSNFTDLDALAAEPGVRVRFTRSAADVERADLLVVPGTKATVDDLARLRAAGLDRAIVARAAAGAPILGICGGYQLLGERIFDEVESRGGEVDGLGLLPVVTTFAAEKLLRRRAGSCPWLGTRASGYEIRHGRVERRGGEPLLAADDGEPDGCRVGAVIGTSWHGALEQDELRRALLARVAAARGRRFVPGTTSFASARETRLDALGDLVARHLDTARLAALIDGGVPAELPTIRTEVSSCCAS
- the thiO gene encoding glycine oxidase ThiO, with product MTRRPRRPDVAVIGGGPIGLAIAWRLLRAGCTVTVLDAEEPEAAWRVSAGMLSPAIEADYGQEQLVLLAREALAGYPAFVAMLEAEAATAIGFRRVGSLSVALDRDQLEALRRRFQLLRQALRLDVAWLRGSECREREPLLSPRVAAGIHAPADAQVDPRALVAALREATRRRGGLLRRARVDSLAMAGGRVIGVRSGAETLLAGTVVLAAGAWAGTIASPVELPVRPVKGQILRLRAEALPSMLLQSEQVYVFRRSSGEVVLGATVEEQGFDSTATAGGTFQLLEEGLRMVPAMSEWTLAEAGVGFRPTAPDNAPLIGEIAPGLVVACAHHRNGILLAPTTAEAVVRLVEHGQLPALVAPFTPDRYRSRHDPDRDRSQRLAVPALGRPERH
- the thiD gene encoding bifunctional hydroxymethylpyrimidine kinase/phosphomethylpyrimidine kinase, with translation MVRLLSVAGSDSGGGAGIQADLKVFAALGVHGMTALTALTAQHTQGVEAVHEVPPWFVRAQIRAVVGDIGVDAVKVGMLAAAGIVEVVADELAELDRPVVIDPVMVATSGARLLAEDAVDALRERLLPLATLATPNLAEARVLAGDLSLDAEAAAAAVHSLGPGSVVVTGGDEDGVDWFHDASGLRPIEGPLHASGATHGSGCAHSAALAVYLAQGYAPFDAAVAARALAARAVACGLEDLGGGPGPVNVGAAVVAR
- the thiC gene encoding phosphomethylpyrimidine synthase ThiC, giving the protein MPHRSSFPADATCRTQMHRARRGEVTPEMERVAEREQLPAEQIRDEVARGRMIIPANVHHAALDPMAIGLHARVKINANIGSSPTSSSLEEEVEKMYLAQRWGADTVMDLSTGKRIDETREAILAVATVPIGTVPIYQAIEQVGSPEELSAELLLETIEHQARQGVDYMTIHAGVRLEHLSLCQSRVTGIVSRGGGLLARWMVHHQDENPLYERFDDVLEICREHDVSISLGDGLRPGSIADASDAAQFAELDTLGELTERAWARDVQVMVEGPGHIPLDQLELNVRRQQEVCHEAPFYTLGPLVTDIAPGYDHITSAIGAAIVGWHGTSMLCYVTPKEHLGLPNAEDVKQGLIAYRIAAHAADLARGSERAAQWDRELSEARFSFDWNRQFELSLDPDTARAMHDETLADDYFKTAEFCSMCGPKFCPMHNFKDVDWDALRAAVEKRRSSAAAPA
- a CDS encoding thiazole synthase, with the protein product MPENDWILGGREWHSRLIAGTGGFRNLDALERALLASGTEIVTVALRRVDPTAPGSLIETLDRAGYFILPNTAGCYTARDAVTTARLAREALQTDWIKLEVIGDENTLLPDPVELLRAAEALVEEGFVVLPYSNDDPILAQRLEGLGCAAVMPIGSPIGSGMGIRNPYNLALILEQASVPVILDAGIGTASDAALAMELGCDAVLVASAISRAADPPRMAEAIRHAVLAGRLAREAGRIPRRRYAEASTPTEGLADLFLAADGDDG
- the thiE gene encoding thiamine phosphate synthase, whose translation is MARPSLAGRRLYLVCDAAFDRVEEALHGGVDIVQLRDRALPDRELLAHARRLATLAHDHDALFVVNDRVDIALLARADGVHVGQDDLHPRELRRLCGENLLIGLSTHNREQIEHADEVDYLSVGPVHETPTKPGRASVGHDLIRYAAAHADLPWFAIGGIGPETAPAVAAAGATRFAVVRAITQARQPRGIAEQLRRMLAR